GTTAAATTCAGTCCATAACTACTTTGAATATTCTGCTACTTTGTTTATTCAGCTGTCCATTGCTTTGTTCTGTTTCATTGTTTCTTCCAGGTACTAGAATACTTACTTGCATACTAAATCGTTGTCAAAGGGCTTTGAGGTTCTGGATCTACCAAGAGAACATAAAGATCACATTTTTGAGAGCTTTAAACACAACGATGAATCAAGAGTACTAAGTTCTGTCAAGATTAATGCACAACAAGACCTTAAGCATGCATTTGTTATGGTTACTTTAATGAGAAAATTTGAAAGGCAGCATCAGAACAGCTTTTGGGGTCTCATTAACTACTGAAGTGGTTAAAGATTCTTATGTTAAAATTGGTGTGTGAAACTTTTGCACCAATTGTAACATGGTCCCTGCTCTAAGCGGTGAAGTGAGTCGCAGATAGAGAATGCCCACTTGGGTATATTCAAGGGGTTGTTTTTTCCTCGTTCTTCCGCTCACATTGTCGATACCTTTTTGTAAGCTGCTTCTGCTCCGTTATGCTTCACTTTCTTTATGAATCTCAGGCAACTAGAGATATTTTAATAGGTAACCCTACTAGGGGACCTGTTTATTAGCTCCCCCCAAAAAAGGAGCACAAGTATGCTTATGGAACATGGGAAGCGACCGTCCTTATGTTGGAACCGACCTTCCTTATGTGAGAGCATACTTGTGCTCGTTTTTTGGGGGGAGCTAATAAACAGGAGCCATTTGTAGGGTTACCtattaacgaaaaaaaaagatgatttgaGACTGTAGTGGTTGGAATCTCCATTAAAATCATCGATATGGTCAAGCTTTTAGTTGTTAATCTTACTTTAGTTAATGGTATGGATTTATCTCACGAAAACATTTCAAGGATTGGAGTTGAAAACTGGCAAATACCTATTTGACTATTGGGTTGGAAAGCATCAGTCGTCCTGTCGCATCCAATGTTGagcacaaatttcataatataatGCTGTTCTTGGGCTATAGAATGTAGCAAATAATCTTAAATGGTATATGCAGATTTGGTCGTACTGGAATCTACAAGGCCTTCATGTTTGGGAGCCCGAGCGTGATTGTGACCATGCCCGAGCCATGCCGAAGAGTATTGACCGATGATGAGAAATTCCAGCCTGGTTGGCCCATTTCAACTATGAAATTAATTGGGAAGAAATCATTTATAGGGATTTCATATGAAGAACACAAAAGGCTTAGGCGTTTGACCGCCGCTCCAGTCAATGGTCATGAAGCTTTGTCTCTGTATACGGGATATATTGAAGAAAATGTCATATCTGCGCTTGACAAGTGGTCAAAGATGGGGCAAATTGAGTTCTTGACCGAACTTCGGAAGCTCACCTTCAGGATAATCATGTATATCTTTCTTAGCTCAGAGAGCGAACCGGTGATGGAGGCTTTAGAAAGGGAATACACCACTCTCAATTATGGTGTTAGAGCCATGGCCATCAACCTTCCAGGATTTGCTTATCACAAAGCGCTCAAGGTGAGAATTGATTCACTGAGGCATGTTTGACTTGTAGTCTTACACAGAGAACACTTagtaattcaatttttttgacctcCAAAAGGAACATGGCAGTTGTAAATGCTCATTCTCTCAATTTCAAAACCAATTGACAGGAGAACTGATCATAATCCAATCTCACTGACCCCCTCATCTAATATTTTTAAAGTAAGTTTGGCTAAAAAGGCTCAGCAACAACTCCCAACTGTTACGGATCATAAATAGAACGGTTGACTTCCAGTCAATATCATAACCAGCTTCATCAGATACTCAGCGcctactgttttttttttcccttatgtCAGGCTCGGAAAAATCTAGTGGCAGTGTTCCAATCCATAGTGGACGAACGACGGAATCAGAAGGAGACTAAGGTTTCTGCAAAGAAGAAGGACATGATGGATGCCCTCCTAGAAGTAGAAGAGGAAAATGGTCGAAAGTTGAACGATGAGGAAATCATCGATGTGTTATTAATGTACTTAAATGCAGGCCACGAATCTTCCGGTCACATCACAATGTGGGCAACCATCTTCCTACAAGAGAACCAGGAGGTCCTTCAGAAAGCCAAGGTACTGAGCTTAGGCATTattaatttgttgattctatGTAATATACAATGTAACCATCATCTTGCAAAGCTTCGAGCATAGCAATATGCTTTTCCTTGCTCTACCAAAGTTCCATTATATAAGTTTCACCAAATGCTTCCCATCAACCTTTCCAATATATGTGCCAGTCCAACACACTAGCACAACAAAGTGTTAAGGGGTGATGACTGTAGCTGACAGGAAGAGCCTTTAACCAAGGGAATGATATTCTGGTATTTCTATAAGGTCTTTTTGGAAATACATTTTATGAGCCGAACCATATCATTGGCCATCTTCATGTAAAACTTGGTTCACGTTCACATTGCATTGTTTGTTGGCATTGGGGTCAAGCTCTGCAATGATTTTTACCCACAGCATCTTAGCTTCTCTGTACGGCATGATAGGAGGAGCAAGAAGAGATCGTGAAGAAGAGGCCGCCGGCACAAAAGGGTATGACTCTCAAGGAATTTCGGCAGATGGAATACTTGTCCAAGGTACTTCCCTTTCGTTTTCACTCTATTTGGCATCATCATTTTCTATGCAGTTGACAAAATGTAACAAATTTTGAGTTCTCACTGGATATGAAAGGTTATTGATGAAACACTTCGCTTGATCACATTCTCACTGGTGGTTTTTCGTGAAGCGAAATCAGATGTCAGTATGAATGGTgagttgttctctctctctctccttccccttCCTCTCCCCTCGctccttccctccctccccccccgcttctccctccctccctcttctcTTACATAAGAGGACATATAACACCTGTTGTGTCATGATTGTGCTGAATTCATTTGATCATCCTCAGGTTACACTATTCCTCGGGGTTGGAAAGTTCTGGTCTGGTTCAGAACCGTTCATTTAGATCCCGAAATATATCCTAATCCAAAGAAGTTCGATCCTTCCAGATGGGATGTAAGTTTGATGGCATCATAAGTCCTGTGCTGTTGGTAGTTAATAACATGATGTGAGAATGCTTTCTAATGAGTAATATCGCCCCTTGACTCTCAGAATTACACACCAAAAGCAGGAACTTTTCTTCCCTTTGGAGCAGGAAGCAGGTTATGCCCTGGAAATGATCTTGCAAAGCTCGAGATAGCAATTTTCCTGCATCATTTCCTTCTTAACTATCGGTGAGTTTGTTGCATGATTCCTGTTCTATTTTTATTGTTCTTCTGGCTACTCCAGCAAGTTAAAAGTATTAGGTTTTTagcaataaaaggaaaagggttATACTATCAGAAAGAAACCAGGAGGCCTTCAACCGTATGCATTTGTTACTTATCGAGGTGATAAGAACTTAAATTAAGGGAGTGAGTTTATACAGTTTCAGTGTTTAACCGGGCAGTGGTTTTCGATCTGAATCAGCTAGTTCTCAATTTATGATGTTGTGGCATTGCTTCTTAAACTAATCATAGTAGGTTTAGAACAGAAACGAGCAGGTAGAAATAATACGATGCACTTCAGTTGGGAGGCATTGTAATTTCCTTTACCCGTTCAGGCCGCACCGAGACACAAGATCAACACCTATCTCGCCATAAAACACAATCGGACACAACCATACCAAACCGATTTCCACCCAAACTACACCCTTCGTTCTTTCCATCCAAATCAAAGCTTTTGTTGGGCAAGTCCTGAAATAATAACCACCCACCTAGATGTAAAAAGGATGTCTTGCTATGGATTTAAAAAGAAATCAGTTAACCAAAAGCCCTCATCTGATAATGACCTTCTGGTTGTACATGTGGCAGGCTCGAACGACTCAATCCCAGATGTGCAACAAGGTACTTGCCCCATTCGAGGCCGACAGATAACTGCCTAGCGCAAGTCAGAGCACTCTCATCTCCTTCTGTGTAGAAGGGAAGGCATCCGAGTGGGaaattttctctctgttttttatttttattttgctttgcCGTAGTAGTATGTTGAAGTCGTGTATGTCCGTCCGTTCTCCGGGCTTTTCCTTGGCAAGGGAACACCATCACAGACCTTAGTGAGGGAAACAGGAGTTTCAAGATTTTGACTGTCTAAtctgaagctctctctctctctctctctctgtgtttccGGAGAAGTATGAACTCTTTGCGGAAGTTGGTTTAGTGTACTTTGAGCTGTTTCATGGGTTTAGTGCCATTCAGTGGTAAAGACAGCAAATTCGTAGGAGAGTCGAATCCAATCtcttttcatgcatatgcatcatCATGTCAGAAATGCCTGGCACCTGCTGGGGAAATTCTTGTCTGAATGCAGGCCGAGTCCCTCTCGTTTCATTAGATATGAGGGTCCTCATAAGCGAGGTTCACGTGGGATCTATTTGTTCATGGCTGAAAtggatcaaaattcaaattaagtaTACTCGGATTCGATGTTTTTCATGTACTAGATATTGACACCTgatgatttttggtttttttttatttttagaaaattattaaaagtataaaaaaatttcataaaaatataaaaatcaactttggaatcCTTGGCCAATCAGAAAGAatgaattttgaagaaaaatattttttttttaatacgttggaatttttgaaatttctttttattaaaaaagagctgaaaatcaagaaaaatttcaaatgaggtgAAAACATATctgaaaaaatagtcaataattttattttaatgccAATTTCACTTTGGCTAAATTACTTTTACAAAGCTCGATTAGGATCATAGTTATTCCCTATTCTTGGGATTTCATATCCTTAATCGAAcagaaaatacaaattgagaCCCTTCtagtcattttctttctttgagtCAGTTATAACATTTGGTTTAGGGACTTTTAATTTCATGTTGGTCGAAccaatttcacattttaaatgctttcaaaatttgacctgATTTTGGGACATTTAGGACctaatttggggcttttggtCAATTGGTCATTTTCAATCAGAAATGAACCTTTACCCAATCATAATTGACCCTATTAAACACATTGGTGAAGTTAGATTTGCACAATTTTGTCATTAAAGGTTTTGATTTGTCAATTCATGTTGAACttgatacaaaaaaatttgggggggGTGTTTATAGATAATTAAACCAATTGGACCATCCGAccggaaaaaacaaagaactaaTTGGACCAAATGTCACCATTCTCAAGTTTTAGATATgacctagaatccaattttgagctttaatttgagaaaataagtcaATTTAGGGTCCAATTAAGCTAGAATTTCAGAGTCGGATCAACCGGGTCGGCATGATCCGACCTAATTGACCCGACGACCCGCTTGAAGACTAGAAGGCCAAATTTTGTCTGTTCTCGAATGCAAAAGAAATCGAGGGAGGAGTGGCCAAATTGAGCACCCAATTGGCACTACCCAAGCCATTTCTCACGCGTGGTGCACATAGCTAGCGAAGTCGAAATTCGAGCGGGAAAATTTTTGTGGAGCAAATCAAACTGGTCGGGGCTAATCCGCGTGAGGGAGGACCATTTGGAGGGGGTTCTCGTTCGAACAAAATATAGAAAGAGTTCTAGTGAGTTTTAGAGAGAGGAGTCGATCGAGAGCTCCGATCAGCCATTAGCGAGGGGATTGAACTTGCCAGAGCTTCTGGTAGTCTTCATTCAAGCCAAAGGAAGTTCATGATCACCTTGGATCGTCACCATTGTCGCGAGCAGGTCGGTTTCTCTCTTACTCGCTCGAGCTGTGCTTTAATGGCAGATTCTTTGTCCGGCCTTGTTTGTGCGTTTTTATTGCTCGATTAGCATCTAGAGCCGACTCTAAGCCTAGCCTACATGTTTGCATCGGTTTTGCTTGAGACGCCATGGCCGATCTTCGTGAGCTCTGGGTTTGGTCGATAGCTCAAATAGCTCAATCCAGCCACAACCGAAGCCTGCCGAACGTCAGGGTAAGTATTTTGAACTCCTTTACATGCTCTTTGATTTATTTGTTCAGAGATCGAAcgtgaaaaatttgaaatgcaaATTCGCTAGAAAAATCGCAACTCCGAGCTTCGTGAActcctttaattatttttttttctgacctAAAACAAATCGTTAGCATAGCAATCATCCAAATTCCCCATAAGCAAATATTCAAGCAACCGGAAGCAAAATAGACCTTCTAATGAAGTAATAAAGCAAGTGGATAATTCTTGGCAAAAGGACAtcaaaagtgtcaaaatttacGCACGACGCGCACTTTAGTgctaagatttttttaggatcacttaagtgccaatttatttgaaaaataattatttcaatgTCAACTCGATATGCTTGATCGAAAATCCTgtgtggcattttttattaataaattaacCTTACGTGGTTGGTCAAAGGATCTAGATAGCAATAAAAGagttataagaaaaaaaatattaaaaaataaaaattaagctaaaaatatttttttaaaaaagaaaatggaaatatCTTGCAGCGACGAGGGTTGTGAACCCTCGCTGCCATCGTCCAATCATTGCCGACAATGGCCGGTGGGGGTCGTCGAGCCCTGGCCCTTGCTCAGGTCTAGCCGAGGGTCGGTTGAGGGCCGCCATTGGCGTGTTCGGCAGCATCCCCTGAGCCTAAACCCACGTCCCCAACGGGGATAACAATGCGAGAAACTGAGCAATCCCGATTGCCTACCACTTGCTTGACGAAATTTGCTGGCGAAATCGACTCGATCAGCGGAGAAATCATTTGCGTGATGTCCCCGGTTTCAATCTACATGGTTTTCGTGGGCCTCTTGGTTTACACTTGTCAATTTGGGTCCAAGACCCATTTTTTACCCatattttgaataaatgaattttATATGTGTTGTTAGGTTTTAGAGAGCCCAGTAATAATGGGTCCAAAAAATTTGATGCTAAATCTGATGGGTAAAAAATAGATTACACATAGAACCCACATAGAACCCATTTTGGACTCATGAAAAGGTTAAGTCATGATTGTACTTGAGTTGGGTCACGAGCCGCCGACTATCGCCACCCACGACCTCCATCCATCGACTATCGCCTGCCAGTCGCTCGCCCGCCGCCTCCCACCTGTCGCtgccacctccacctccacctccacctgcccgcccaccgccgccgcttGCCGCTGCCGCTGCTGCCTGCTGCTCTCTCTCTACATATATATGGACATGATAGGCACCTCCATAGCTTCCCCGAAGGTTCAAACTCGCAACAGAGACCCGTCTTCATTTTGGAATTCGAAGCGTCCACGCGTGAACAGAGAAGGACGTTGCCGCATAGACTCAAACCGTCGAGGATGATGATGGCGGAGCTGCTAGAGGAGTACGCAGTGGCGGTGAGGCTGTTGACGGAGCTGCTGTTGCCTCCAGGGATGAGCTTGCGAGGCTACCTCCGAAACTTGCGTCTggcctcttcttcctcttcctcaaacGACGATGCGTCATCAACTTCGCCCTCTTCCAGTTTCATCGTATATTTCTGATTCCAACGTTCACCTATTCTGTGGGTCGAGTTGTATCAACTGGTTCGTGGTTCCATctagagggtgccatttggcTCGtggcctggaaccggcccgttgattgggcccacggttccaaaacCGTGCGAAccgtgaaagaaaaaaaaaaataaaagatgggGGGGCGggggcgagagccgttgggctctccgcCCGGGCCCGCCACCCCCCTCCCCCGcgccctttgggccgttgggaaaaaaaaagaattaaaaataattattgcctataaatacatatgctccccctttcatttttgtcacaaattctccgaacaatctctcgaattctctatgaaattctctcaaatcgctcaaattctcctaattctctcaatcccgactcaattctctcaatcgaatttccgatcaattctctcaaaaatggcaagtggaagcagaaatgccgacaagggcaagatgactat
The sequence above is drawn from the Rhodamnia argentea isolate NSW1041297 chromosome 9, ASM2092103v1, whole genome shotgun sequence genome and encodes:
- the LOC115731822 gene encoding ent-kaurenoic acid oxidase 1-like isoform X2, encoding MTDEKRFGRTGIYKAFMFGSPSVIVTMPEPCRRVLTDDEKFQPGWPISTMKLIGKKSFIGISYEEHKRLRRLTAAPVNGHEALSLYTGYIEENVISALDKWSKMGQIEFLTELRKLTFRIIMYIFLSSESEPVMEALEREYTTLNYGVRAMAINLPGFAYHKALKARKNLVAVFQSIVDERRNQKETKVSAKKKDMMDALLEVEEENGRKLNDEEIIDVLLMYLNAGHESSGHITMWATIFLQENQEVLQKAKEEQEEIVKKRPPAQKGMTLKEFRQMEYLSKVIDETLRLITFSLVVFREAKSDVSMNGYTIPRGWKVLVWFRTVHLDPEIYPNPKKFDPSRWDNYTPKAGTFLPFGAGSRLCPGNDLAKLEIAIFLHHFLLNYRLERLNPRCATRYLPHSRPTDNCLAQVRALSSPSV
- the LOC115731822 gene encoding ent-kaurenoic acid oxidase 2-like isoform X1: MELASSISAAALLILVALMALAWLLKHANWYLYETQLDEERRRSLPPGDLGWPFIGNMWSFLRAFKSGDPDSFMSSFITRFGRTGIYKAFMFGSPSVIVTMPEPCRRVLTDDEKFQPGWPISTMKLIGKKSFIGISYEEHKRLRRLTAAPVNGHEALSLYTGYIEENVISALDKWSKMGQIEFLTELRKLTFRIIMYIFLSSESEPVMEALEREYTTLNYGVRAMAINLPGFAYHKALKARKNLVAVFQSIVDERRNQKETKVSAKKKDMMDALLEVEEENGRKLNDEEIIDVLLMYLNAGHESSGHITMWATIFLQENQEVLQKAKEEQEEIVKKRPPAQKGMTLKEFRQMEYLSKVIDETLRLITFSLVVFREAKSDVSMNGYTIPRGWKVLVWFRTVHLDPEIYPNPKKFDPSRWDNYTPKAGTFLPFGAGSRLCPGNDLAKLEIAIFLHHFLLNYRLERLNPRCATRYLPHSRPTDNCLAQVRALSSPSV
- the LOC115731822 gene encoding ent-kaurenoic acid oxidase 1-like isoform X3, producing the protein MFGSPSVIVTMPEPCRRVLTDDEKFQPGWPISTMKLIGKKSFIGISYEEHKRLRRLTAAPVNGHEALSLYTGYIEENVISALDKWSKMGQIEFLTELRKLTFRIIMYIFLSSESEPVMEALEREYTTLNYGVRAMAINLPGFAYHKALKARKNLVAVFQSIVDERRNQKETKVSAKKKDMMDALLEVEEENGRKLNDEEIIDVLLMYLNAGHESSGHITMWATIFLQENQEVLQKAKEEQEEIVKKRPPAQKGMTLKEFRQMEYLSKVIDETLRLITFSLVVFREAKSDVSMNGYTIPRGWKVLVWFRTVHLDPEIYPNPKKFDPSRWDNYTPKAGTFLPFGAGSRLCPGNDLAKLEIAIFLHHFLLNYRLERLNPRCATRYLPHSRPTDNCLAQVRALSSPSV